The following coding sequences lie in one Deinococcus humi genomic window:
- a CDS encoding CBS domain-containing protein produces MQVKDVMTSNPACCTPDTPLPEVARMMEQHDCGCIPVVEDQASKKPVGMITDRDIAVRGVAQGKDVSQMSARDCMSTSVVTVTPEDSVDDCCKVMEDNQVRRVAVVDQQGGCCGMVSQADVALDTSGKVSQVVREVSQPTDSTNNVQGQ; encoded by the coding sequence ATGCAAGTGAAAGATGTCATGACCAGCAACCCTGCCTGCTGCACGCCCGACACACCCTTGCCGGAAGTGGCTCGCATGATGGAACAGCATGACTGTGGCTGCATTCCCGTCGTGGAGGACCAAGCCAGCAAAAAGCCTGTCGGGATGATCACCGACCGGGACATTGCCGTGCGCGGCGTGGCCCAGGGGAAGGATGTGAGCCAGATGTCCGCGCGTGACTGCATGTCCACCTCCGTCGTGACCGTCACCCCGGAAGACAGCGTGGATGACTGCTGCAAGGTCATGGAGGACAACCAGGTGCGCCGCGTCGCCGTGGTGGACCAACAGGGGGGCTGCTGCGGGATGGTGTCGCAGGCTGACGTGGCCCTGGATACGAGCGGCAAGGTGAGTCAGGTCGTGCGGGAAGTCTCCCAGCCCACGGACAGCACGAACAACGTTC